One part of the Streptococcus sp. oral taxon 431 genome encodes these proteins:
- a CDS encoding YwaF family protein, protein MHHFITRTQTTPPPIPIFWYGVMIGLLALSIYASFTYYKNPKFVRLFKWIQIAQLLALYTWYIGFSIPFSNSLPLYHCRLAMLAVVFLPDKWKTKQYFALMGASGAVFALGYPVFDPYDFPHITSFSFLIGHYALLVNSLVYLMNHYDKNLLKKYRIIAYTFVLNLFLVGVNQVTGGNYGLLNTTPFIPDAPIWIKYLLVSIILSAALVLFDILFKKRWQKKIALETIHL, encoded by the coding sequence ATGCATCATTTTATTACAAGAACCCAAACGACGCCACCGCCTATTCCGATTTTTTGGTACGGTGTCATGATAGGTCTTCTTGCCTTGTCTATTTATGCTTCTTTTACTTACTACAAAAATCCCAAATTTGTTCGATTATTTAAGTGGATTCAAATAGCGCAACTGCTAGCTCTTTACACTTGGTATATTGGTTTTAGCATTCCATTTTCGAACAGTCTGCCTCTTTACCATTGCCGCTTGGCCATGCTTGCAGTAGTTTTCTTGCCAGATAAATGGAAAACCAAGCAGTATTTTGCCCTTATGGGAGCTAGTGGGGCAGTATTTGCTTTGGGCTATCCGGTTTTTGATCCATATGATTTCCCACATATTACCAGTTTTTCATTCCTGATTGGGCATTATGCTCTCTTGGTTAATTCCTTGGTCTATCTCATGAACCACTACGATAAAAACCTACTTAAAAAGTATCGCATTATCGCCTACACTTTTGTCCTCAACCTTTTCCTAGTTGGAGTTAATCAAGTCACAGGTGGGAATTACGGGCTTTTGAATACCACACCTTTTATCCCAGATGCTCCTATATGGATAAAATATCTTCTGGTTTCAATCATTCTATCTGCAGCTCTAGTGCTCTTTGATATTTTGTTTAAAAAACGTTGGCAAAAGAAAATTGCTCTAGAAACGATTCATCTGTGA
- a CDS encoding YwaF family protein codes for MTLWDLLFTSKKTVPPDLGIWYILLPTSLLVIAALSIRYASFKPYRDFWYWGQLIQLLIINAWYIAARLPLSEALPFYHSRMAMWMILFAPNKTFFKQYFALVGVFGSIMALVYPVFYPFPFPHVSSVNNVFGHWALLANCLIYLIRYYKVEKGDAWKICQMTFGVNAIIFLANLLTGGNYGFMSNPPVIGDHGSLLNYLIVTSLMTGILILINQLVKYKHKNS; via the coding sequence ATGACACTTTGGGATTTACTTTTTACCAGTAAAAAAACGGTGCCTCCAGACTTGGGGATATGGTACATTTTATTACCGACTTCTTTGCTAGTCATAGCTGCTCTATCAATTCGCTATGCCTCCTTTAAACCTTATCGAGATTTTTGGTATTGGGGTCAATTGATTCAATTACTGATTATCAACGCTTGGTATATTGCTGCACGCCTGCCCTTGTCTGAGGCTCTCCCTTTTTACCATAGTCGCATGGCTATGTGGATGATTCTTTTTGCCCCTAATAAGACCTTTTTCAAACAATATTTTGCCTTGGTTGGAGTATTTGGTTCTATTATGGCTTTAGTTTACCCTGTCTTTTATCCGTTTCCTTTCCCTCATGTTTCCTCGGTCAACAATGTTTTCGGACACTGGGCCCTCTTGGCTAACTGCTTGATTTATCTTATTAGATATTATAAAGTTGAAAAAGGGGATGCTTGGAAAATATGTCAGATGACCTTTGGTGTCAATGCTATTATCTTTCTAGCCAACCTCTTGACAGGAGGGAATTATGGCTTTATGAGTAATCCCCCTGTGATTGGGGATCATGGTAGTTTGCTTAACTATTTGATAGTGACTAGTTTGATGACAGGTATTCTCATCCTTATCAATCAACTCGTTAAATATAAACATAAGAATAGTTAA